Proteins encoded together in one Telopea speciosissima isolate NSW1024214 ecotype Mountain lineage chromosome 6, Tspe_v1, whole genome shotgun sequence window:
- the LOC122664633 gene encoding probable sodium/metabolite cotransporter BASS5, chloroplastic isoform X2, translated as MSVKGQFYLQLPSRQPLFPSSTTFSRFPENWKRKDRFPILHLLRKCSDSPSISSSASNSLRYPASSCLIPPLKSSRSSVGRCLPEMASDSFEPDRPSETVHKLTQEIGKNESGILQILKGANSILPHVVFASTVLALVFPPSFTWFTNRYYAPALGFLMFAVGINSREKDFIEAFNRPAEILVGYVGQFIIKPLLGYIFGTIAGTIFHLPTPIGAGIMLTSCVSGAQLSNYATFLTDPSLAPLSIVMTSLSTATAVFVTPTLSLLLIGKRLPVDVKGMISSIMQIVVTPIAAGLLLNRLLPKVCDAIRPILPPLSVFVTALCVGSPLSRNIEAVMSPFGVIILLLVTGFHLSSFVAGYALTGLVFQKASDVNALQRTISFETGMQSSLLALALANRFFQDPLVGVPPAISVVIMSLMGFSLVMLWTGKRKIAV; from the exons ATGAGTGTGAAGGGTCAATTTTACTTGCAGTTGCCATCTCGGCAACCgctttttccttcttcaactACTTTCAGCAGATTCCCGGAGAATTGGAAACGAAAAGATCGGTTTCCGATCCTTCATTTGCTGCGCAAATGCTCCGACAGTCCATCAATATCATCATCAG CTTCGAATTCTCTACGATACCCTGCCTCTTCCTGTTTGATTCCTCCAC TTAAGAGTTCCAGATCTTCTGTGGGAAGATGTCTACCAGAGATGGCTTCCGATTCCTTCGAACCGGATCGACCCTCAGAAACAGTTCACAAACTCACTCAG GAGATTGGCAAAAATGAGAGTGGCATTTTGCAGATTTTAAAGGGAGCGAACTCTATTCTCCCTCATGTAGTCTTTGCAAGTACAGTGTTGGCTCTTGTTTTTCCTCCTTCTTTCACATGGTTTACAAACAG GTACTATGCACCAGCACTTGGGTTTTTGATGTTTGCTGTTGGAATTAATTCGCGTGAAAAGGATTTTATTGAAGCCTTTAACAGACCTGCTGAGATATTAGTGGGATATGTTGGTCAGTTCATTATAAAGCCTCTCCTTGGATACATTTTCGGTACAATTGCAGGAACAATTTTCCATCTCCCAACTCCTATAG GTGCTGGTATTATGTTGACTTCTTGTGTTAGCGGGGCTCAGCTCTCAAATTATGCAACTTTTCTGACGGATCCCTCCTTGGCACCTCTAAGCATTGTTATGACATCATTATCTACTGCCACGGCTGTGTTTGTTACACCAACCTTGTCACTGTTGCTTATTGGGAAAAGGTTGCCTGTTGATGTTAAAGGAATGATCTCCAGTATTATGCAGATTGTAGTTACACCGATTGCTGCTGGGCTACTTTTGAATAG GCTCCTTCCCAAGGTTTGTGATGCTATCCGGCCAATATTGCCCCCACTATCAGTGTTTGTGACGGCTCTTTGTGTTGGTTCACCACTGTCAAGAAACATTGAGGCTGTTATGTCCCCATTCGGAGTAATCATTTTGTTGCTCGTTACTGGATTTCACTTATCATCATTTGTAGCTGGGTATGCCCTTACAGGTCTTGTCTTCCAGAAGGCATCTGATGTGAATGCCCTGCAAAGAACAATATCTTTTGAAACAG GAATGCAAAGCAGTCTTCTAGCTCTTGCACTCGCAAACAGGTTTTTCCAAGATCCACTTGTGGGTGTTCCTCCAGCCATATCT GTTGTAATCATGTCTCTCATGGGATTCTCTCTCGTTATGCTGTGGACTGGGAAGAGAAAAATTGCAGTGTAA
- the LOC122664633 gene encoding probable sodium/metabolite cotransporter BASS5, chloroplastic isoform X1 yields MSVKGQFYLQLPSRQPLFPSSTTFSRFPENWKRKDRFPILHLLRKCSDSPSISSSASNSLRYPASSCLIPPPVKSSRSSVGRCLPEMASDSFEPDRPSETVHKLTQEIGKNESGILQILKGANSILPHVVFASTVLALVFPPSFTWFTNRYYAPALGFLMFAVGINSREKDFIEAFNRPAEILVGYVGQFIIKPLLGYIFGTIAGTIFHLPTPIGAGIMLTSCVSGAQLSNYATFLTDPSLAPLSIVMTSLSTATAVFVTPTLSLLLIGKRLPVDVKGMISSIMQIVVTPIAAGLLLNRLLPKVCDAIRPILPPLSVFVTALCVGSPLSRNIEAVMSPFGVIILLLVTGFHLSSFVAGYALTGLVFQKASDVNALQRTISFETGMQSSLLALALANRFFQDPLVGVPPAISVVIMSLMGFSLVMLWTGKRKIAV; encoded by the exons ATGAGTGTGAAGGGTCAATTTTACTTGCAGTTGCCATCTCGGCAACCgctttttccttcttcaactACTTTCAGCAGATTCCCGGAGAATTGGAAACGAAAAGATCGGTTTCCGATCCTTCATTTGCTGCGCAAATGCTCCGACAGTCCATCAATATCATCATCAG CTTCGAATTCTCTACGATACCCTGCCTCTTCCTGTTTGATTCCTCCAC CAGTTAAGAGTTCCAGATCTTCTGTGGGAAGATGTCTACCAGAGATGGCTTCCGATTCCTTCGAACCGGATCGACCCTCAGAAACAGTTCACAAACTCACTCAG GAGATTGGCAAAAATGAGAGTGGCATTTTGCAGATTTTAAAGGGAGCGAACTCTATTCTCCCTCATGTAGTCTTTGCAAGTACAGTGTTGGCTCTTGTTTTTCCTCCTTCTTTCACATGGTTTACAAACAG GTACTATGCACCAGCACTTGGGTTTTTGATGTTTGCTGTTGGAATTAATTCGCGTGAAAAGGATTTTATTGAAGCCTTTAACAGACCTGCTGAGATATTAGTGGGATATGTTGGTCAGTTCATTATAAAGCCTCTCCTTGGATACATTTTCGGTACAATTGCAGGAACAATTTTCCATCTCCCAACTCCTATAG GTGCTGGTATTATGTTGACTTCTTGTGTTAGCGGGGCTCAGCTCTCAAATTATGCAACTTTTCTGACGGATCCCTCCTTGGCACCTCTAAGCATTGTTATGACATCATTATCTACTGCCACGGCTGTGTTTGTTACACCAACCTTGTCACTGTTGCTTATTGGGAAAAGGTTGCCTGTTGATGTTAAAGGAATGATCTCCAGTATTATGCAGATTGTAGTTACACCGATTGCTGCTGGGCTACTTTTGAATAG GCTCCTTCCCAAGGTTTGTGATGCTATCCGGCCAATATTGCCCCCACTATCAGTGTTTGTGACGGCTCTTTGTGTTGGTTCACCACTGTCAAGAAACATTGAGGCTGTTATGTCCCCATTCGGAGTAATCATTTTGTTGCTCGTTACTGGATTTCACTTATCATCATTTGTAGCTGGGTATGCCCTTACAGGTCTTGTCTTCCAGAAGGCATCTGATGTGAATGCCCTGCAAAGAACAATATCTTTTGAAACAG GAATGCAAAGCAGTCTTCTAGCTCTTGCACTCGCAAACAGGTTTTTCCAAGATCCACTTGTGGGTGTTCCTCCAGCCATATCT GTTGTAATCATGTCTCTCATGGGATTCTCTCTCGTTATGCTGTGGACTGGGAAGAGAAAAATTGCAGTGTAA
- the LOC122664633 gene encoding probable sodium/metabolite cotransporter BASS5, chloroplastic isoform X3, whose protein sequence is MFAVGINSREKDFIEAFNRPAEILVGYVGQFIIKPLLGYIFGTIAGTIFHLPTPIGAGIMLTSCVSGAQLSNYATFLTDPSLAPLSIVMTSLSTATAVFVTPTLSLLLIGKRLPVDVKGMISSIMQIVVTPIAAGLLLNRLLPKVCDAIRPILPPLSVFVTALCVGSPLSRNIEAVMSPFGVIILLLVTGFHLSSFVAGYALTGLVFQKASDVNALQRTISFETGMQSSLLALALANRFFQDPLVGVPPAISVVIMSLMGFSLVMLWTGKRKIAV, encoded by the exons ATGTTTGCTGTTGGAATTAATTCGCGTGAAAAGGATTTTATTGAAGCCTTTAACAGACCTGCTGAGATATTAGTGGGATATGTTGGTCAGTTCATTATAAAGCCTCTCCTTGGATACATTTTCGGTACAATTGCAGGAACAATTTTCCATCTCCCAACTCCTATAG GTGCTGGTATTATGTTGACTTCTTGTGTTAGCGGGGCTCAGCTCTCAAATTATGCAACTTTTCTGACGGATCCCTCCTTGGCACCTCTAAGCATTGTTATGACATCATTATCTACTGCCACGGCTGTGTTTGTTACACCAACCTTGTCACTGTTGCTTATTGGGAAAAGGTTGCCTGTTGATGTTAAAGGAATGATCTCCAGTATTATGCAGATTGTAGTTACACCGATTGCTGCTGGGCTACTTTTGAATAG GCTCCTTCCCAAGGTTTGTGATGCTATCCGGCCAATATTGCCCCCACTATCAGTGTTTGTGACGGCTCTTTGTGTTGGTTCACCACTGTCAAGAAACATTGAGGCTGTTATGTCCCCATTCGGAGTAATCATTTTGTTGCTCGTTACTGGATTTCACTTATCATCATTTGTAGCTGGGTATGCCCTTACAGGTCTTGTCTTCCAGAAGGCATCTGATGTGAATGCCCTGCAAAGAACAATATCTTTTGAAACAG GAATGCAAAGCAGTCTTCTAGCTCTTGCACTCGCAAACAGGTTTTTCCAAGATCCACTTGTGGGTGTTCCTCCAGCCATATCT GTTGTAATCATGTCTCTCATGGGATTCTCTCTCGTTATGCTGTGGACTGGGAAGAGAAAAATTGCAGTGTAA
- the LOC122664636 gene encoding uncharacterized protein LOC122664636 codes for MLLLLNFLYGVPLCDSANPIMLSLYLPGPFMSPASSNGLRQWLWCGNMEKNLGMNLGKGFLGLPLLGGALCACTWHFFYNSESLEVLVALQAALTVVDNFTMCIAAYCIYKCCQGGSGTQ; via the exons ATGCTTCTGCTGCTGAATTTCCTTTATGGGGTACCACTTTGTGACTCAGCGAACCCGATAATGCTCTCTCTCTACCTACCTGGGCCGTTCATGTCTCCAGCGTCGTCGAATG GATTGCGGCAATGGCTCTGGTGTGGCAATATGGAGAAAAATCTGGGAATGAATCTTGGAAAGGGCTTTCTTGGG TTACCCCTGCTTGGTGGAGCACTTTGTGCATGCACATGGCATTTCTTTTATAACTCTGAGTCCCTTGAG GTACTGGTGGCCCTGCAAGCAGCACTGACTGTTGTTGATAACTTCACAATGTGCATTGCCGCATATTGTATATACAAGTGCTGTCAAGGGGGGTCAGGGACTCAGTAG